In Salvelinus sp. IW2-2015 linkage group LG21, ASM291031v2, whole genome shotgun sequence, the genomic window NNNNNNNNNNNNNNNNNNNNNNNNNNNNNNNNNNNNNNNNNNNNNNNNNNNNNNNNNNNNNNNNNNNNNNNNNNNNNNNNNNNNNNNNNNNNNNNNNNNNNNNNNNNNNNNNNNNNNNNNNNNNNNNNNNNNNNNNNNNNNNNNNNNNNNNNNNNNNNNNNNNNNNNNNNNNNNNNNNNNNNNNNNNNNNNNNNNNNNNNNNNNNNNNNNNNNNNNNNNNNNNNNNNNNNNNNNNNNNNNNNNNNNNNNNNNNNNNNNNNNNNNNNNNNNNNNNNNNNNNNNNNNNNNNNNNNNNNNNNNNNNNNNNNNNNNNNNNNNNNNNNNNNNNNNNNNNNNNNNNNNNNNNNNNNNNNNNNNNNNNNNNNNNNNNNNNNNNNNNNNNNNNNNNNNNNNNNNNNNNNNNNNNNNNNNNNNNNNNNNNNNNNNNNNNNNNNNNNNNNNNNNNNNNNNNNNNNNNNNNNNNNNNNNNNNNNNNNNNNNNNNNNNNNNNNNNNNNNNNNNNNNNNNNNNNNNNNNNNNNNNNNNNNNNNNNNNNNNNNNNNNNNNNNNNNNNNNNNNNNNNNNNNNNNNNNNNNNNNNNNNNNNNNNNNNNNNNNNNNNNNNNNNNNNNNNNNNNNNNNNNNNNNNNNNNNNNNNNNNNNNNNNNNNNNNNNNNNNNNNNNNNNNNNNNNNNNNNNNNNNNNNNNNNNNNNNNNNNNNNNNNNNNNNNNNNNNNNNNNNNNNNNNNNNNNNNNNNNNNNNNNNNNNNNNNNNNNNNNNNNNNNNNNNNNNNNNNNNNNNNNNNNNNNNNNNNNNNNNNNNNNNNNNNNNNNNNNNNNNNNNNNNNNNNNNNNNNNNNNNNNNNNNNNNNNNNNNNNNNNNNNNNNNNNNNNNNNNNNNNNNNNNNNNNNNNNNNNNNNNNNNNNNNNNNNNNNNNNNNNNNNNNNNNNNNNNNNNNNNNNNNNNNNNNNNNNNNNNNNNNNNNNNNNNNNNNNNNNNNNNNNNNNNNNNNNNNNNNNNNNNNNNNNNNNNNNNNNNNNNNNNNNNNNNNNNNNNNNNNNNNNNNNNNNNNNNNNNNNNNNNNNNNNNNNNNNNNNNNNNNNNNNNNNNNNNNNNNNNNNNNNNNNNNNNNNNNNNNNNNNNNNNNNNNNNNNNNNNNNNNNNNNNNNNNNNNNNNNNNNNNNNNNNNNNNNNNNNNNNNNNNNNNNNNNNNNNNNNNNNNNNNNNNNNNNNNNNNNNNNNNNNNNNNNNNNNNNNNNNNNNNNNNNNNNNNNNNNNNNNNNNNNNNNNNNNNNNNNNNNNNNNNNNNNNNNNNNNNNNNNNNNNNNNNNNNNNNNNNNNNNNNNNNNNNNNNNNNNNNNNNNNNNNNNNNNNNNNNNNNNNNNNNNNNNNNNNNNNNNNNNNNNNNNNNNNNNNNNNNNNNNNNNNNNNNNNNNNNNNNNNNNNNNNNNNNNNNNNNNNNNNNNNNNNNNNNNNNNNNNNNNNNNNNNNNNNNNNNNNNNNNNNNNNNNNNNNNNNNNNNNNNNNNNNNNNNNNNNNNNNNNNNNNNNNNNNNNNNNNNNNNNNNNNNNNNNNNNNNNNNNNNNNNNNNNNNNNNNNNNNNNNNNNNNNNNNNNNNNNNNNNNNNNNNNNNNNNNNNNNNNNNNNNNNNNNNNNNNNNNNNNNNNNNNNNNNNNNNNNNNNNNNNNNNNNNNNNNNNNNNNNNNNNNNNNNNNNNNNNNNNNNNNNNNNNNNNNNNNNNNNNNNNNNNNNNNNNNNNNNNNNNNNNNNNNNNNNNNNNNNNNNNNNNNNNNNNNNNNNNNNNNNNNNNNNNNNNNNNNNNNNNNNNNNNNNNNNNNNNNNNNNNNNNNNNNNNNNNNNNNNNNNNNNNNNNNNNNNNNNNNNNNNNNNNNNNNNNNNNNNNNNNNNNNNNNNNNNNNNNNNNNNNNNNNNNNNNNNNNNNNNNNNNNNNNNNNNNNNNNNNNNNNNNNNNNNNNNNNNNNNNNNNNNNNNNNNNNNNNNNNNNNNNNNNNNNNNNNNNNNNNNNNNNNNNNNNNNNNNNNNNNNNNNNNNNNNNNNNNNNNNNNNNNNNNNNNNNNNNNNNNNNNNNNNNNNNNNNNNNNNNNNNNNNNNNNNNNNNNNNNNNNNNNNNNNNNNNNNNNNNNNNNNNNNNNNNNNNNNNNNNNNNNNNNNNNNNNNNNNNNNNNNNNNNNNNNNNNNNNNNNNNNNNNNNNNNNNNNNNNNNNNNNNNNNNNNNNNNNNNNNNNNNNNNNNNNNNNNNNNNNNNNNNNNNNNNNNNNNNNNNNNNNNNNNNNNNNNNNNNNNNNNNNNNNNNNNNNNNNNNNNNNNNNNNNNNNNNNNNNNNNNNNNNNNNNNNNNNNNNNNNNNNNNNNNNNNNNNNNNNNNNNNNNNNNNNNNNNNNNNNNNNNNNNNNNNNNNNNNNNNNNNNNNNNNNNNNNNNNNNNNNNNNNNNNNNNNNNNNNNNNNNNNNNNNNNNNNNNNNNNNNNNNNNNNNNNNNNNNNNNNNNNNNNNNNNNNNNNNNNNNNNNNNNNNNNNNNNNNNNNNNNNNNNNNNNNNNNNNNNNNNNNNNNNNNNNNNNNNNNNNNNNNNNNNNNNNNNNNNNNNNNNNNNNNNNNNNNNNNNNNNNNNNNNNNNNNNNNNNNNNNNNNNNNNNNNNNNNNNNNNNNNNNNNNNNNNNNNNNNNNNNNNNNNNNNNNNNNNNNNNNNNNNNNNNNNNNNNNNNNNNNNNNNNNNNNNNNNNNNNNNNNNNNNNNNNNNNNNNNNNNNNNNNNNNNNNNNNNNNNNNNNNNNNNNNNNNNNNNNNNNNNNNNNNNNNNNNNNNNNNNNNNNNNNNNNNNNNNNNNNNNNNNNNNNNNNNNNNNNNNNNNNNNNNNNNNNNNNNNNNNNNNNNNNNNNNNNNNNNNNNNNNNNNNNNNNNNNNNNNNNNNNNNNNNNNNNNNNNNNNNNNNNNNNNNNNNNNNNNNNNNNNNNNNNNNNNNNNNNNNNNNNNNNNNNNNNNNNNNNNNNNNNNNNNNNNNNNNNNNNNNNNNNNNNNNNNNNNNNNNNNNNNNNNNNNNNNNNNNNNNNNNNNNNNNNNNNNNNNNNNNNNNNNNNNNNNNNNNNNNNNNNNNNNNNNNNNNNNNNNNNNNNNNNNNNNNNNNNNNNNNNNNNNNNNNNNNNNNNNNNNNNNNNNNNNNNNNNNNNNNNNNNNNNNNNNNNNNNNNNNNNNNNNNNNNNNNNNNNNNNNNNNNNNNNNNNNNNNNNNNNNNNNNNNNNNNNNNNNNNNNNNNNNNNNNNNNNNNNNNNNNNNNNNNNNNNNNNNNNNNNNNNNNNNNNNNNNNNNNNNNNNNNNNNNNNNNNNNNNNNNNNNNNNNNNNNNNNNNNNNNNNNNNNNNNNNNNNNNNNNNNNNNNNNNNNNNNNNNNNNNNNNNNNNNNNNNNNNNNNNNNNNNNNNNNNNNNNNNNNNNNNNNNNNNNNNNNNNNNNNNNNNNNNNNNNNNNNNNNNNNNNNNNNNNNNNNNNNNNNNNNNNNNNNNNNNNNNNNNNNNNNNNNNNNNNNNNNNNNNNNNNNNNNNNNNNNNNNNNNNNNNNNNNNNNNNNNNNNNNNNNNNNNNNNNNNNNNNNNNNNNNNNNNNNNNNNNNNNNNNNNNNNNNNNNNNNNNNNNNNNNNNNNNNNNNNNNNNNNNNNNNNNNNNNNNNNNNNNNNNNNNNNNNNNNNNNNNNNNNNNNNNNNNNNNNNNNNNNNNNNNNNNNNNNNNNNNNNNNNNNNNNNNNNNNNNNNNNNNNNNNNNNNNNNNNNNNNNNNNNNNNNNNNNNNNNNNNNNNNNNNNNNNNNNNNNNNNNNNNNNNNNNNNNNNNNNNNNNNNNNNNNNNNNNNNNNNNNNNNNNNNNNNNNNNNNNNNNNNNNNNNNNNNNNNNNNNNNNNNNNNNNNNNNNNNNNNNNNNNNNNNNNNNNNNNNNNNNNNNNNNNNNNNNNNNNNNNNNNNNNNNNNNNNNNNNNNNNNNNNNNNNNNNNNNNNNNNNNNNNNNNNNNNNNNNNNNNNNNNNNNNNNNNNNNNNNNNNNNNNNNNNNNNNNNNNNNNNNNNNNNNNNNNNNNNNNNNNNNNNNNNNNNNNNNNNNNNNNNNNNNNNNNNNNNNNNNNNNNNNNNNNNNNNNNNNNNNNNNNNNNNNNNNNNNNNNNNNNNNNNNNNNNNNNNNNNNNNNNNNNNNNNNNNNNNNNNNNNNNNNNNNNNNNNNNNNNNNNNNNNNNNNNNNNNNNNNNNNNNNNNNNNNNNNNNNNNNNNNNNNNNNNNNNNNNNNNNNNNNNNNNNNNNNNNNNNNNNNNNNNNNNNNNNNNNNNNNNNNNNNNNNNNNNNNNNNNNNNNNNNNNNNNNNNNNNNNNNNNNNNNNNNNNNNNNNNNNNNNNNNNNNNNNNNNNNNNNNNNNNNNNNNNNNNNNNNNNNNNNNNNNNNNNNNNNNNNNNNNNNNNNNNNNNNNNNNNNNNNNNNNNNNNNNNNNNNNNNNNNNNNNNNNNNNNNNNNNNNNNNNNNNNNNNNNNNNNNNNNNNNNNNNNNNNNNNNNNNNNNNNNNNNNNNNNNNNNNNNNNNNNNNNNNNNNNNNNNNNNNNNNNNNNNNNNNNNNNNNNNNNNNNNNNNNNNNNNNNNNNNNNNNNNNNNNNNNNNNNNNNNNNNNNNNNNNNNNNNNNNNNNNNNNNNNNNNNNNNNNNNNNNNNNNNNNNNNNNNNNNNNNNNNNNNNNNNNNNNNNNNNNNNNNNNNNNNNNNNNNNNNNNNNNNNNNNNNNNNNNNNNNNNNNNNNNNNNNNNNNNNNNNNNNNNNNNNNNNNNNNNNNNNNNNNNNNNNNNNNNNNNNNNNNNNNNNNNNNNNNNNNNNNNNNNNNNNNNNNNNNNNNNNNNNNNNNNNNNNNNNNNNNNNNNNNNNNNNNNNNNNNNNNNNNNNNNNNNNNNNNNNNNNNNNNNNNNNNNNNNNNNNNNNNNNNNNNNNNNNNNNNNNNNNNNNNNNNNNNNNNNNNNNNNNNNNNNNNNNNNNNNNNNNNNNNNNNNNNNNNNNNNNNNNNNNNNNNNNNNNNNNNNNNNNNNNNNNNNNNNNNNNNNNNNNNNNNNNNNNNNNNNNNNNNNNNNNNNNNNNNNNNNNNNNNNNNNNNNNNNNNNNNNNNNNNNNNNNNNNNNNNNNNNNNNNNNNNNNNNNNNNNNNNNNNNNNNNNNNNNNNNNNNNNNNNNNNNNNNNNNNNNNNNNNNNNNNNNNNNNNNNNNNNNNNNNNNNNNNNNNNNNNNNNNNNNNNNNNNNNNNNNNNNNNNNNNNNNNNNNNNNNNNNNNNNNNNNNNNNNNNNNNNNNNNNNNNNNNNNNNNNNNNNNNNNNNNNNNNNNNNNNNNNNNNNNNNNNNNNNNNNNNNNNNNNNNNNNNNNNNNNNNNNNNNNNNNNNNNNNNNNNNNNNNNNNNNNNNNNNNNNNNNNNNNNNNNNNNNNNNNNNNNNNNNNNNNNNNNNNNNNNNNNNNNNNNNNNNNNNNNNNNNNNNNNNNNNNNNNNNNNNNNNNNNNNNNNNNNNNNNNNNNNNNNNNNNNNNNNNNNNNNNNNNNNNNNNNNNNNNNNNNNNNNNNNNNNNNNNNNNNNNNNNNNNNNNNNNNNNNNNNNNNNNNNNNNNNNNNNNNNNNNNNNNNNNNNNNNNNNNNNNNNNNNNNNNNNNNNNNNNNNNNNNNNNNNNNNNNNNNNNNNNNNNNNNNNNNNNNNNNNNNNNNNNNNNNNNNNNNNNNNNNNNNNNNNNNNNNNNNNNNNNNNNNNNNNNNNNNNNNNNNNNNNNNNNNNNNNNNNNNNNNNNNNNNNNNNNNNNNNNNNNNNNNNNNNNNNNNNNNNNNNNNNNNNNNNNNNNNNNNNNNNNNNNNNNNNNNNGCCCTAGCAATACAACAGATCAGAGTCTTTGACTGATAACACTGTACCTACATTTACATTCTGGTGGCTCAGTCCAGTCTCCGTTAGTGCTGCACGATCCCCTCTCGTTGCCTATGAGGACAAGTGGAGGGAAACACTCGTAGGTCCCCCCAAAACCAAACACAGTCGTGTTGCCTGTCAACTTTCTGTCGTAGACCATTTTCCCATATTTAGGTATTGGAGGAAGACCACATATCACCGCTGACAGAGGGGAGAGATTTCATTCACATGCTCATCAATCAAGCACATTTGATTGAAATACGTGATATTCTCTCTATTTTTATCAGAGACATATGATGTAACATATGAATATGAATAATATAGGCTACAGTAAAGCCATTATTCAAATCTCAGTTTTACACATTGTAGAATGCTCTTTACAATTACAGCAATAAGGCCACGTTTACATTGTGCTTATAGACTTGTAAGTATCAATGTGAGTTTCTATGCATTATCAATGTGAGATAATGTTTAATCATTACTTTTAAGTGCTAGAGTAGTTGTGCATTTCAGTATAAGGCAGAAACTTACGTGTACACTTTGGTGGTGGATCACTCCATTGTCCGTCGTACAAGCACTCAATGGTACTGGCTCCTTGCAGGGTATACCTGTAGACCACATTACCGTAATCTGTCAAATTATGTACTAAAAACACATCAAGTAGACACTATATTAGGTGTATGGGTATACAGTGATTTCAACTTTGACCTACTTTACATGTGTTTGATACAATAACATGTTATAGACTTTGACAGCACGGAGAGGTGACCAGTCGTCGACGAGACACTAAAATAGAATTTGTAAATGGTATTCCCCATACCCCTCATGGCAGGTGTAGTTGATGGTACTCTGGTAGACAATGTCCACAAACTCCATGTCTCCGTGGTTTAGTGCTTCTGGGAAAGAGCAACTCTTTGCTGCATCAGAAGTCAAAAGGAATCAGTCAGCATTGCTCAACAGTTCCATCAATATGAGTATCAACTGATAATACTTGTAATATACTGAGTATCAACTGATAATACTTGAAATATACTGAGTATCAATTGATAATACTTGCAATATAGTGAGTCTCAACTGATAATACATGGAATATACTGAGTATCAATTGATAATACTTGCAATATAGTGAGTCTCAACTGATAATACATGGAATATACTGAGTATCAATTGATAATACTTGCAATATAGTGAGTATCAACTGATAATACATGGTATGTTTTTTGAGTATCAAATTATGATACATGAACAGTAATACTGTTTTGGGTCAAACTTTATAAAAGTGTCCTACTTGAGCATGTGAGTTTAGACTTGGTCCAGTCTCCGCTAGCAGTGCAGAGGATTGTGCGAGAGCCTGAAGTGGGTGTGTATCCTCGTTTACACGACAGCACCACCTCGTCTCCGGGGGAGTACACCCTCTGGAACCCCTCCAGTTCCTTACCGTCCCCCAGGGGCGGGCGGCCACATTCTGAGGGGGCAGACAAACAACGGGATGGgtcaataaaacacacacacacacacacacacacacaaacacacacggacacagaaAAAAACATGGACATATAGATTAACCAAAGAAGTGCCCGTGCAACTACCCAG contains:
- the LOC111982376 gene encoding beta-2-glycoprotein 1, whose protein sequence is MAPSLSSLLICLLALYTPVTSKKECGRPPLGDGKELEGFQRVYSPGDEVVLSCKRGYTPTSGSRTILCTASGDWTKSKLTCSTKSCSFPEALNHGDMEFVDIVYQSTINYTCHEGYTLQGASTIECLYDGQWSDPPPKCTPVICGLPPIPKYGKMVYDRKLTGNTTVFGFGGTYECFPPLVLIGNERGSCSTNGDWTEPPECKLVTCSAPTGIXNGYMTVRDKREHGFKETVRYGCNIDYVLEGPVEIECLKTGDWSMKPACRASCKVGIKRGRILYNGKKFWIKDFEPNKIXHADVVVVYCMNKEKKCGYALSTQCIDGKLKIPECFEEPSDFTYKFXYDSLPSEIAQC